The following proteins are encoded in a genomic region of Ornithinibacillus sp. 4-3:
- the rlmD gene encoding 23S rRNA (uracil(1939)-C(5))-methyltransferase RlmD yields the protein MVKRQAPVKKNETLILSIEDLTAEGSGVGKVDGYPIFIPYALPGEKVDIKVLKVNRNFSYGKLLAIHKPSTHRTDAPCPVFLRCGGCQLQHMSYDLQLEMKQNQVRNVMKKIAHLPDVPVHLTKGMADPWRYRNKVQVPVGEQDGQLITGFYQSRSHHIIDYKDNCLITEKDNDALVAKVREIANQFELTAYDEAEHRGILRHIMVRRAKVTKEAMIVLITRSKKLPQKDKLIEALVTALPNVKSIVQNINPKRTNVIFGDETNVLWGSEYIFDEINGLKFGISARSFYQVNPLQTEVLYEQALAYADIQEDDVVIDAYCGIGTISLFLAQKAKKVYGVEIVPEAIADAKKNAELNGMDNVEFVVGSAEKVMPQWTKEGLKPSVIVVDPPRKGCDEALLQAMLSMKPKRIVYVSCNPATLARDLRILEDGGYKTKEVQPVDMFPQTTHVECVVLMSRVEK from the coding sequence ATGGTGAAGAGACAAGCACCTGTAAAAAAGAATGAAACCTTAATCTTATCGATAGAAGATTTAACGGCAGAGGGAAGCGGTGTTGGTAAAGTAGATGGCTACCCAATATTTATCCCCTATGCACTACCAGGTGAAAAAGTAGATATTAAGGTTTTGAAAGTAAATAGAAACTTCAGCTATGGAAAATTATTAGCTATTCATAAGCCCAGTACTCATCGTACGGATGCTCCTTGTCCGGTATTTCTGCGTTGTGGTGGCTGTCAGCTTCAGCATATGAGCTATGATTTACAGCTAGAAATGAAACAAAATCAAGTACGCAATGTGATGAAAAAAATAGCGCACCTACCAGACGTCCCTGTTCATTTGACAAAGGGAATGGCAGATCCATGGCGTTATCGTAATAAAGTTCAGGTCCCAGTTGGAGAACAGGACGGGCAACTTATTACTGGATTTTATCAATCCCGTAGCCATCATATTATCGATTACAAAGATAATTGTTTGATTACGGAAAAAGATAATGATGCACTTGTAGCAAAAGTAAGAGAAATAGCCAATCAATTTGAGCTTACTGCCTATGATGAAGCCGAGCATCGAGGTATACTCCGTCATATTATGGTGCGACGCGCGAAAGTAACAAAAGAAGCAATGATTGTGCTTATTACACGATCAAAGAAACTACCACAAAAGGATAAATTGATTGAAGCACTTGTTACAGCATTACCAAATGTAAAATCCATTGTTCAAAATATTAATCCTAAACGTACGAATGTAATCTTTGGAGATGAAACAAATGTTTTATGGGGTTCGGAATATATTTTTGATGAAATAAATGGCCTTAAATTTGGTATTTCTGCCCGCTCTTTTTACCAAGTAAACCCACTACAAACAGAAGTGTTATATGAACAAGCATTAGCTTATGCAGATATTCAAGAAGACGATGTCGTGATAGATGCTTATTGTGGAATCGGTACTATTTCTCTATTCCTCGCTCAAAAAGCAAAAAAAGTATACGGTGTAGAGATTGTCCCAGAAGCAATTGCAGATGCAAAGAAAAATGCAGAGCTAAACGGAATGGATAATGTAGAATTTGTCGTAGGTAGCGCTGAGAAAGTTATGCCCCAATGGACGAAAGAAGGCCTCAAACCAAGCGTTATCGTTGTAGATCCTCCAAGAAAAGGCTGTGACGAAGCTCTATTACAAGCTATGCTTTCGATGAAACCAAAGCGTATTGTCTATGTATCCTGTAATCCAGCAACCTTAGCCCGCGATTTACGTATTTTAGAAGATGGCGGCTATAAAACAAAAGAAGTACAACCAGTAGATATGTTTCCGCAGACGACACATGTTGAGTGTGTTGTCTTGATGTCACGGGTGGAGAAATAG
- a CDS encoding diacylglycerol kinase: MRKARIIYNPTAGRELIKKNIAEILQQLEQIGYETSAHATTSEGDATIAARIAVERKYDLVIAAGGDGTINEVVNGIAEKPYRPKLGIIPAGTTNDFARALHIPLDIMKAVEVITNGNSMHLDVGAANDQYFINIAGGGKLTELTYDVPSKLKTMIGQLAYYIKGIEMLPSIKPVHTIIELDDRVIEEDIMLFLISNSNSVGGFEKLAPNAKLDDGYFDVIILLKSHLADFIRVATSALRGAHLNDKSVIYTQAKHIKVTPTDDMQMNIDGEYGGQLPGEFRNLQQHIEFMVPQEFINEQKNNNQTR, translated from the coding sequence TTGAGAAAAGCACGTATCATTTATAACCCTACTGCTGGGCGAGAGCTAATAAAGAAGAACATAGCTGAGATATTACAACAGTTAGAACAGATAGGCTATGAAACTTCTGCCCATGCAACAACCTCTGAAGGGGATGCGACAATTGCAGCGAGAATTGCTGTTGAAAGAAAATACGATCTCGTTATTGCCGCAGGTGGAGATGGAACGATTAATGAAGTCGTCAATGGAATTGCTGAAAAACCATACCGCCCGAAATTAGGTATTATTCCAGCAGGTACAACAAATGACTTTGCTCGTGCATTACATATCCCACTTGATATTATGAAAGCTGTAGAGGTTATTACTAATGGAAATTCAATGCATTTAGATGTTGGTGCAGCAAATGATCAATACTTTATTAATATTGCTGGTGGCGGAAAGCTAACAGAATTAACATATGATGTACCAAGTAAATTAAAGACAATGATTGGACAACTGGCTTATTACATAAAAGGAATTGAAATGCTGCCATCTATTAAACCAGTGCATACTATTATTGAACTAGATGATCGCGTGATCGAAGAAGATATCATGCTTTTTTTAATCTCCAATTCAAACTCTGTTGGCGGTTTTGAAAAGCTAGCACCAAATGCTAAGCTAGATGATGGCTATTTTGATGTGATTATTTTATTAAAAAGCCATTTGGCTGATTTTATTCGTGTGGCAACATCTGCATTACGTGGAGCACATCTTAATGATAAAAGTGTTATTTATACACAAGCGAAACATATTAAAGTCACACCGACAGATGATATGCAAATGAATATAGATGGTGAATATGGTGGACAATTACCAGGTGAATTTAGAAATTTACAGCAGCATATTGAATTTATGGTTCCACAAGAATTTATTAACGAACAGAAGAATAACAACCAAACAAGATAG
- the gatB gene encoding Asp-tRNA(Asn)/Glu-tRNA(Gln) amidotransferase subunit GatB, translating into MSFETIIGLEVHVELKTNAKVFSSSPNGFGAAPNTNIGIVDLAYPGTLPRINEEALNYAMKASMALNCEIATEPNFVRKSYYYPDNPKAYQLSQGDKPVGANGWVDIEVDGKTKRIGIHRIHLEEDAGKLSHTANGSLVDFNRQGTPLIEIVTEPDINSPEEAYAFLEKLKNIVQYTGVSDCRMEEGSLRCDGNISIRPVGQKEFGTKTEIKNLNSFNYIRLALESEEKRQAKVLESGGVVQQETRRYDEKTKKTTLMRVKDDSDDYRAFIEPDLPLVYIDDAWKERIRAEIPELPDARKKRYIEELNLPEYDAGVLTSSKALSDFFQDTIALGADVKQASNWLMGDISGYMNKHQKELDELAITPEGLAKMIKLIADGTISSKIAKQVFAELVENGGDPEEFVKKQGLVQISDEGQLREIISKVLDENEQSINDYKDGKGRALGFLVGQVMKATKGQANPPMVNKLLVEEIEKR; encoded by the coding sequence ATGAGTTTTGAAACAATTATAGGACTAGAAGTACACGTTGAATTAAAAACAAATGCTAAAGTATTTAGCTCCAGCCCGAACGGATTTGGTGCAGCTCCAAATACAAATATTGGTATCGTAGACCTAGCATATCCAGGAACGCTTCCACGTATTAATGAAGAGGCACTTAATTACGCAATGAAAGCATCTATGGCTTTAAACTGTGAAATTGCGACAGAACCGAATTTTGTGCGTAAGAGCTACTATTATCCTGATAATCCGAAAGCATATCAGCTTTCCCAAGGTGATAAGCCAGTCGGAGCAAATGGTTGGGTCGATATTGAAGTAGATGGTAAGACAAAACGCATCGGAATTCACCGTATTCATTTAGAAGAAGATGCAGGTAAATTATCGCATACAGCTAATGGTTCACTTGTCGACTTTAACCGTCAAGGGACACCATTAATTGAGATTGTAACAGAGCCAGATATTAATTCGCCTGAAGAAGCTTATGCTTTCTTAGAAAAACTAAAGAATATTGTTCAATATACAGGCGTTTCCGATTGTCGTATGGAAGAAGGCTCACTTCGTTGTGATGGGAATATTTCCATCCGTCCAGTTGGTCAAAAAGAATTTGGTACAAAAACAGAAATTAAAAACTTAAACTCTTTTAACTATATTCGTTTAGCATTAGAATCTGAGGAAAAACGTCAGGCTAAAGTTTTAGAATCAGGTGGAGTAGTGCAACAAGAAACTCGTCGTTATGATGAAAAGACGAAGAAAACAACATTAATGCGTGTGAAAGATGACTCAGATGATTATCGTGCATTTATTGAGCCAGACTTACCACTTGTGTATATTGACGATGCATGGAAAGAGCGTATTCGTGCAGAAATTCCAGAACTTCCAGATGCACGTAAAAAACGTTATATAGAAGAGCTTAACTTACCAGAATATGATGCAGGCGTTTTAACAAGCTCAAAAGCATTATCTGACTTCTTCCAAGATACAATTGCCCTTGGCGCAGATGTGAAACAAGCATCTAACTGGTTAATGGGTGATATCTCTGGGTATATGAACAAGCATCAAAAGGAACTTGATGAATTAGCTATTACTCCAGAAGGTTTAGCGAAAATGATTAAGCTAATTGCAGATGGAACTATCTCATCTAAAATTGCTAAACAAGTTTTTGCCGAATTAGTAGAGAATGGCGGAGATCCAGAAGAGTTTGTGAAGAAACAAGGTCTTGTACAAATTTCTGATGAAGGACAATTACGTGAAATCATCAGTAAAGTACTTGATGAAAATGAACAATCTATTAATGATTATAAAGACGGTAAAGGTCGTGCGCTTGGCTTCCTAGTTGGTCAGGTCATGAAAGCGACTAAAGGACAAGCAAACCCACCAATGGTTAATAAGCTTCTTGTAGAAGAAATAGAAAAACGATAA
- the gatA gene encoding Asp-tRNA(Asn)/Glu-tRNA(Gln) amidotransferase subunit GatA — protein sequence MSFSGYTIKELEEKLHKKELSATDVVDMAYKRIDEVEDQVQAFITLDEENARQKAKELDEAGSNGEKLFAIPVGIKDNIVSKGVRTTCGSKILENFNDPLYDATVVERLNNEKSIMLGKLNLDEFAMGSTTETSYYQKTRNPWNTECIPGGSSGGSAAAVAAGEVLFALGTDTGGSVRQPASYCGVVGMKPTYGLVSRHGAVQMSASLDVVGPITKNVEDNARILEIIAGHDKMDHTTASHSIPSYTDVLKGDIKGMKIAVPEEFFMEGISSDVKETVMNALQMYELLGAKIDKVSLPHAKYAAAVYSMIMAAEASTSLARYDGVRYGYRSDNIENMIDMMKHTRGEGFGEEAKRRILLGSHILSAGSFEAYFEKAQKVRTLIRQDFDKVFADYDVIVGPTTPAAAFKLGEKNRNIKEIEAGDLLTVPVNIAGVPGISLPCGFTEEGMPLGLQIIGKHFDESTIYRAAYAYEQATNHHKKRPVLEGASK from the coding sequence ATGTCGTTTTCGGGATATACCATTAAAGAATTAGAAGAAAAGTTACATAAAAAAGAGCTTTCAGCAACAGATGTTGTTGATATGGCTTATAAACGTATTGATGAGGTAGAGGACCAAGTACAAGCATTTATCACTTTGGATGAGGAAAATGCTCGTCAGAAAGCAAAAGAATTAGATGAAGCTGGTTCAAATGGTGAGAAGTTATTCGCTATCCCAGTCGGTATTAAAGATAATATTGTATCAAAAGGGGTTCGCACAACCTGTGGAAGTAAGATTTTAGAAAACTTTAATGATCCTCTTTATGATGCAACAGTAGTAGAAAGATTAAATAATGAAAAAAGTATTATGCTTGGCAAATTAAACTTGGACGAGTTTGCGATGGGATCTACTACAGAAACGTCCTATTATCAAAAAACACGTAATCCATGGAATACAGAGTGTATACCAGGTGGATCTAGTGGTGGTTCTGCAGCAGCAGTAGCAGCAGGAGAAGTATTATTTGCATTAGGTACAGACACAGGTGGTTCTGTACGTCAACCAGCCTCCTATTGTGGAGTTGTTGGAATGAAGCCAACCTACGGCTTAGTTTCCCGCCACGGTGCCGTGCAAATGTCAGCATCTTTAGATGTTGTTGGACCAATTACGAAAAATGTAGAAGATAATGCACGTATTCTAGAAATTATTGCAGGACATGACAAGATGGATCATACAACAGCAAGTCATTCTATCCCATCTTATACAGATGTATTAAAAGGTGATATCAAAGGAATGAAAATTGCGGTACCAGAAGAATTTTTCATGGAAGGTATTTCATCTGATGTGAAAGAAACAGTTATGAATGCATTACAAATGTATGAACTTCTTGGTGCGAAAATTGATAAAGTATCCCTACCACATGCGAAATATGCTGCAGCTGTTTATTCAATGATTATGGCTGCCGAAGCATCTACATCTTTAGCACGTTATGACGGCGTGCGTTACGGTTATCGATCAGATAATATAGAGAATATGATTGATATGATGAAACATACTCGTGGTGAAGGTTTTGGTGAGGAAGCAAAACGCCGTATTTTATTAGGCTCACATATATTAAGTGCTGGAAGCTTTGAAGCATACTTTGAAAAAGCACAGAAAGTAAGAACGCTAATTCGTCAAGATTTCGATAAAGTATTTGCTGACTATGATGTAATTGTTGGACCTACAACTCCAGCAGCTGCATTTAAATTAGGTGAGAAGAATCGTAATATAAAAGAAATTGAAGCAGGTGACCTATTAACGGTACCAGTAAATATCGCAGGAGTACCAGGAATCTCTTTACCTTGTGGATTTACAGAAGAAGGCATGCCACTTGGCTTACAAATTATCGGAAAGCATTTTGATGAATCAACAATTTATCGTGCTGCATATGCATATGAACAAGCAACAAATCATCATAAAAAACGTCCGGTATTGGAGGGTGCAAGCAAATGA
- the gatC gene encoding Asp-tRNA(Asn)/Glu-tRNA(Gln) amidotransferase subunit GatC — MDKVSKEQVIKIADLVRLALSEEEVDKYTEKINASLEYAQFLNEVNTDDVEPTTHGIVLQNVMRDDTPEYTISQEEALQNAPEQQDGHFKVPSIMD, encoded by the coding sequence ATGGATAAAGTATCAAAAGAACAAGTAATCAAAATTGCTGACCTTGTTAGATTAGCACTCTCAGAAGAAGAAGTGGACAAGTACACAGAAAAAATAAACGCTTCACTTGAATATGCTCAATTTTTAAATGAAGTGAATACTGATGATGTTGAGCCAACAACCCATGGAATTGTTCTACAAAATGTAATGCGTGATGATACGCCTGAATATACAATTTCGCAAGAAGAAGCATTACAAAATGCTCCGGAACAACAAGACGGACATTTTAAAGTACCATCCATAATGGACTAA
- a CDS encoding ABC transporter substrate-binding protein has product MNLPKSTWKLILIMFLALIVIVGCSNDSNNNSSGGDGQTANEDNEDNEEEETKKKSVLNIALDATPPTLDQPKNSATATRDVSRLIFESLITTDAELKPQPMLAESYEVSEDSKSYTFHLREGIKFHNGEEMTSEDVIASMKRWLEVTNLSGSIFDGAEWTADGDYTVHLELATPSALTIDTMATSKNAPAIMPKEIVENAPAEGVDEIIGTGPFKLEEWRTDAFIHLTKYDDYQMRDEEPDGLWGRREALVEDIYFHLVPDSSTRLAGLQSGEYDFAYSIPADNYDILQNTDGVEPVLVPGSNTILKLNNVERMAGDKEFRKIINTALDYEEIMLAAFASPDFYWLDSSYMHKDVLEWASSAGNENFNINDPEKAKQMLEDYGYDGEEVVIMATRDYEYMYQIGVVVNEQLTNVGINSRLDVYDWPTLDEMESKTAEWDIEVMGISMTSTPPQLLMLSPTWAGGVNDEKITGMLKEIESSTDLDQAHQLWDELQEYAWDYLPIINLGGGNTLYGITDKVEGLEVPLGAVFWNTSVNE; this is encoded by the coding sequence ATGAATTTACCAAAATCAACATGGAAACTTATATTAATTATGTTTTTAGCCCTTATTGTAATTGTTGGATGTAGTAATGATTCAAATAATAATAGCTCAGGTGGCGATGGTCAGACAGCTAATGAAGACAACGAGGATAATGAAGAGGAAGAAACAAAAAAGAAATCCGTGCTAAATATTGCACTGGATGCAACACCGCCGACATTAGACCAACCAAAAAACTCAGCGACAGCTACACGTGATGTATCCCGTTTAATTTTTGAGAGTTTAATAACAACAGATGCAGAATTGAAGCCACAACCAATGTTGGCAGAATCCTATGAAGTTAGTGAGGATAGTAAAAGTTATACCTTCCATTTAAGAGAAGGCATTAAATTTCACAATGGAGAAGAAATGACTTCAGAAGATGTTATTGCTTCGATGAAGCGTTGGTTAGAGGTAACGAATTTATCTGGATCTATTTTTGATGGTGCAGAATGGACTGCAGATGGTGATTATACGGTTCATTTAGAATTAGCTACTCCTTCGGCATTAACTATTGACACGATGGCAACCTCAAAAAATGCACCAGCAATTATGCCGAAAGAAATTGTTGAAAATGCACCAGCAGAGGGTGTGGACGAAATTATTGGTACAGGGCCATTCAAATTAGAGGAATGGAGAACAGATGCATTTATTCATTTAACGAAATATGATGATTATCAAATGCGTGATGAAGAGCCAGATGGACTATGGGGACGCCGGGAAGCATTAGTAGAAGATATTTACTTCCACCTTGTACCAGATAGTTCTACCCGATTAGCAGGTTTACAGTCTGGAGAATATGATTTTGCTTATAGTATTCCAGCTGATAACTATGATATTTTACAAAATACGGATGGAGTAGAACCAGTTCTTGTTCCAGGGTCTAATACGATTTTAAAGTTAAATAACGTAGAACGTATGGCAGGAGATAAAGAATTCCGTAAGATTATCAATACGGCTTTAGACTATGAAGAAATTATGTTAGCAGCTTTTGCTAGTCCAGATTTTTATTGGTTAGATTCTAGTTATATGCATAAAGATGTTTTAGAGTGGGCAAGCTCAGCTGGAAATGAGAATTTTAATATCAATGATCCGGAAAAAGCAAAGCAAATGCTTGAGGATTATGGGTATGATGGAGAAGAAGTAGTTATTATGGCAACACGTGATTATGAATATATGTACCAAATAGGGGTCGTAGTCAATGAACAGTTGACCAACGTAGGGATTAACTCACGTCTAGATGTTTATGACTGGCCAACCTTAGATGAAATGGAATCGAAAACAGCAGAATGGGATATTGAAGTAATGGGAATTTCCATGACGAGTACACCGCCGCAATTATTAATGCTGAGTCCGACATGGGCTGGTGGAGTAAATGATGAAAAAATTACCGGTATGTTAAAAGAAATCGAGAGTTCTACCGATTTAGATCAGGCACATCAGCTGTGGGATGAATTACAGGAATATGCATGGGATTACCTACCAATTATTAATTTAGGTGGAGGAAATACACTTTATGGTATTACAGATAAAGTAGAAGGTTTAGAAGTTCCTTTAGGAGCAGTATTTTGGAATACTTCTGTGAATGAATAA
- a CDS encoding CamS family sex pheromone protein gives MKKKICILLLGALLMLTSCIQKPENDILQTEDGTDQEVSIVPNYKLSEENYRMILPYRPSRARGVIVNQMTNRMDINEIETGLRRLSTSVFDPEQYYFEEGQNLGESLIYQWLGRQLTEEQLEQAVDNEISRLKREQRTVNEDAIRAELQAGLNPPIENNQDEDEQRGNPRYVSHILEHNFLEKKDDDSITLRGISLAIALKSVYRFQTETGGPYLYEKLPDNEVMSQGKEIAQTVLERVRAMEGLENIPIMIALYKEQEQGSPIPGNFIAMTTVSGNENQIEGWEDVNEKNVLFPSDEAKEDHVDDSEVLQSFGQDIAEYFPNYVGYIGQGFYVDDNLRKLTIEIPLEFYSAGEIIGFTQYVYGVVLKNFSDSFDLEIKITSSNQVESFIYREAGQEEPTVHVFH, from the coding sequence TTGAAAAAGAAGATATGTATATTGCTACTTGGCGCACTCCTGATGCTTACAAGCTGTATACAGAAACCTGAAAATGATATTTTACAAACAGAAGATGGCACAGACCAGGAAGTTTCTATTGTCCCTAACTATAAGTTGTCAGAAGAAAATTATCGCATGATTTTACCATATCGTCCAAGTCGGGCACGTGGTGTCATCGTTAATCAAATGACAAACCGAATGGATATTAACGAGATAGAAACAGGGCTGCGTCGTTTATCAACAAGTGTATTTGACCCAGAACAGTACTATTTTGAAGAAGGGCAAAATTTAGGAGAATCCTTAATTTACCAATGGTTAGGAAGACAGCTCACAGAAGAACAGTTAGAACAAGCAGTAGATAATGAAATTTCTAGGCTAAAACGAGAGCAAAGAACAGTGAATGAAGATGCTATTCGTGCAGAGTTACAAGCAGGATTGAATCCACCGATTGAAAATAATCAAGATGAAGATGAGCAAAGAGGTAATCCACGGTATGTATCACACATCCTTGAACATAACTTTCTAGAGAAAAAAGATGATGATTCGATTACCTTACGGGGAATTTCATTAGCAATTGCATTAAAATCTGTATATCGCTTTCAAACAGAGACAGGCGGTCCTTATTTATATGAAAAACTTCCAGATAATGAAGTAATGAGTCAAGGGAAAGAGATTGCCCAAACTGTTTTGGAACGTGTTCGGGCAATGGAAGGATTAGAGAACATACCAATTATGATTGCCTTGTATAAAGAACAGGAGCAAGGTTCGCCAATACCAGGTAATTTTATCGCAATGACAACCGTTTCTGGAAATGAAAACCAAATAGAAGGCTGGGAAGATGTAAACGAGAAAAATGTTTTATTCCCATCCGATGAAGCGAAAGAAGATCATGTAGATGATTCGGAAGTGTTACAGAGCTTTGGGCAAGATATTGCAGAGTACTTTCCAAATTATGTAGGTTATATTGGGCAAGGTTTTTATGTTGATGATAATTTAAGAAAATTAACGATAGAAATCCCACTCGAATTTTATAGTGCAGGAGAGATTATTGGTTTTACGCAATATGTTTATGGCGTTGTTCTGAAAAATTTCTCTGATAGCTTCGACCTGGAGATAAAAATAACATCAAGTAATCAGGTTGAAAGCTTTATTTATCGAGAAGCAGGCCAAGAAGAACCAACTGTTCATGTCTTTCATTAA
- the ligA gene encoding NAD-dependent DNA ligase LigA gives MDIQEARLKIEELTELLTKYEYEYYVLDNPSVPDAEYDKKMNELKEIEANFPELITADSPTQRVGVTPRETFTKVEHLVPMLSLDNAFNEDNLRSFHRRVVQQVGEDVTYICELKIDGLAISLIYEDGKFVRGATRGDGTIGEDITLNLRTIRSLPLTIKERGRIEVRGEAFMPQASFLKLNEQRKADEQSLFANPRNAAAGSLRQLDPRIAASRNLDLFLYGYGEWQGPELATHSEHLTYMQEQGFKVNPHWKACSTIEEVIDYVSYWTTERPNLAYDIDGIVIKVDNLAQQEALGFTARNPRWAIAHKFPAQEAITILHDVELSVGRTGVITPTAILEPVLVDGSTVQRATLHNEDFIREHDFRLGDTVVIQKAGDIIPKVMRVVEEKRTGEEQEIHMPTHCPACDSELVRIDDEVALRCINPNCPAQLVEGLIHFVSRNAMNIDGLGEKVVEQLFNESLVKTFADLYRLTQEQLVELERMGEKSANNLLNAIQASKQNSLERLLFGLGIRHIGAKAARILAMRFESIEALQKATYEDLVSIDEIGDKMAESVIQFFAEEKVIALVDDLQQLGVNMVYTGPKQATEKIESPFAGKTIVLTGKMEIYTRPEAKQLIEELGGSVTGSVSKKTDIVIAGEAAGSKYDKAVQLGITIWDETDLRNALEEIENE, from the coding sequence ATGGATATTCAAGAAGCAAGACTGAAAATAGAGGAATTAACAGAACTATTAACCAAGTATGAGTATGAGTATTACGTTTTAGACAATCCGTCTGTACCAGATGCAGAATATGATAAGAAAATGAACGAATTAAAAGAAATAGAAGCTAATTTCCCTGAATTAATTACAGCAGATTCACCGACGCAAAGAGTAGGAGTAACACCAAGAGAAACGTTTACAAAAGTAGAGCATCTAGTGCCAATGTTAAGCCTGGACAATGCTTTTAATGAAGATAATCTGCGATCTTTCCATCGTCGAGTTGTCCAGCAAGTGGGAGAAGATGTCACATATATTTGTGAATTAAAAATTGACGGTTTAGCTATTTCACTAATATATGAAGATGGAAAATTTGTACGTGGTGCAACACGAGGGGATGGAACGATTGGCGAGGATATTACGTTAAACTTACGGACAATCCGAAGTCTGCCTCTAACGATTAAAGAACGTGGGAGAATTGAAGTTCGAGGAGAAGCGTTTATGCCACAAGCTTCTTTTCTAAAACTCAATGAACAACGAAAAGCAGATGAGCAAAGCTTGTTTGCTAATCCGAGAAATGCAGCGGCTGGCTCGCTCAGACAGCTAGACCCGAGAATTGCTGCAAGTCGTAATTTAGATTTATTCTTGTATGGCTATGGAGAATGGCAAGGGCCAGAATTAGCTACACATAGTGAACATTTAACGTATATGCAAGAACAAGGCTTTAAGGTCAATCCCCATTGGAAAGCCTGTTCCACGATTGAAGAAGTGATCGATTATGTTAGCTATTGGACAACAGAGCGTCCAAATTTAGCTTATGATATTGATGGAATTGTTATTAAAGTGGATAATTTAGCTCAACAAGAAGCATTGGGATTCACTGCACGAAATCCAAGATGGGCAATTGCTCATAAATTCCCAGCTCAAGAAGCGATTACTATTTTACATGATGTAGAATTAAGTGTAGGACGTACGGGGGTAATTACACCAACAGCTATTCTTGAACCAGTACTTGTTGATGGATCAACTGTGCAGCGCGCAACACTTCATAATGAAGACTTTATCCGTGAGCATGATTTCAGATTGGGAGATACAGTGGTTATTCAGAAAGCTGGAGATATCATTCCTAAAGTCATGCGTGTAGTAGAGGAGAAGCGTACGGGAGAAGAGCAAGAGATTCATATGCCAACGCATTGTCCGGCATGTGATAGTGAGCTTGTTCGAATCGACGACGAGGTAGCTTTACGCTGTATTAATCCAAATTGCCCTGCTCAATTAGTAGAGGGCTTAATTCATTTTGTTTCTCGTAATGCAATGAATATAGATGGATTAGGGGAAAAAGTTGTAGAACAGTTATTCAACGAGAGCTTAGTAAAGACATTTGCTGATTTGTATCGCTTAACACAGGAGCAGCTAGTTGAATTAGAGAGAATGGGAGAGAAATCTGCTAATAATTTATTGAATGCAATCCAAGCTTCCAAGCAAAATTCATTAGAGCGTTTATTATTTGGCCTAGGTATCCGGCATATTGGAGCAAAGGCAGCTAGGATTTTAGCAATGCGTTTTGAAAGTATAGAAGCCTTACAGAAAGCAACCTATGAAGATTTAGTAAGCATTGATGAAATTGGCGATAAGATGGCTGAATCCGTCATTCAATTTTTTGCAGAAGAAAAGGTTATTGCATTAGTAGATGACCTGCAGCAATTAGGAGTAAATATGGTTTACACAGGGCCTAAGCAAGCGACGGAAAAAATAGAATCACCATTTGCTGGAAAAACAATCGTACTTACTGGTAAAATGGAAATTTACACACGACCTGAAGCAAAGCAGCTTATTGAAGAACTTGGAGGCAGTGTAACAGGAAGTGTAAGTAAGAAGACAGATATTGTTATCGCAGGGGAAGCAGCAGGATCGAAATATGATAAAGCTGTGCAACTTGGAATCACAATTTGGGATGAAACAGACTTAAGGAATGCTTTAGAAGAAATAGAAAACGAGTAA